A window of Mustela nigripes isolate SB6536 chromosome 9, MUSNIG.SB6536, whole genome shotgun sequence contains these coding sequences:
- the TMEM250 gene encoding transmembrane protein 250 has translation MTPMPTAARTPVLPPARHSARAPMPVMPIPRRVRSFHGPHTTCLHAACGPARTSRLARTKYNNFDVYVRARWLYGFIRFLLYFSCSLFTAALWGALAALFCLQYLGVRVLLRFQLKLSVLLLLLGRRRVDFRLLNELLIYGIRVTVLLVGGLGWCFMVFVDM, from the coding sequence ATGACGCCTATGCCGACCGCTGCGCGGACACCAGTGCTGCCACCAGCTCGCCACAGCGCCCGGGCCCCGATGCCGGTCATGCCCATCCCGCGGCGGGTGCGCTCCTTCCACGGCCCGCACACCACCTGCCTGCACGCGGCCTGCGGGCCGGCGCGCACCTCCCGCCTGGCCCGCACCAAGTACAACAACTTCGACGTGTACGTGCGCGCGCGCTGGCTGTACGGCTTCATCCGCTTCCTGCTCTACTTCAGCTGCAGCCTGTTCACCGCGGCGCTCTGGGGCGCGCTGGCCGCGCTCTTCTGCCTGCAGTACCTGGGCGTGCGCGTCCTGCTGCGCTTCCAGCTCAAGCTGtcggtgctgctgctgctgctgggccgCCGGCGCGTGGACTTCCGCCTCCTCAACGAGCTGCTCATCTACGGCATCCGCGTGACCGTGCTGCTGGTCGGGGGCCTGGGCTGGTGCTTCATGGTCTTCGTGGACATGTGA